A single window of Luteipulveratus halotolerans DNA harbors:
- the pseI gene encoding pseudaminic acid synthase produces the protein MSIRIADREIGPEHEPYVIAEMSGNHDGSLDKALEIVRMAARQGAHAVKLQTYKPETITIESDAPDFRLSDGHELWGGRTLWDLYTEAHTPWEWHEPIFAEAKKAGITVFSSPFDPTAIDLLEGLGAPAYKIASSEIVDLPLIRAAASKGKPVIISTGMASLGEINAAVEAARSTGNEQIVVLACTANYPADPSESNLRGIPVMADAFGTLIGYSDHTIGIGAAITAVALGACVVEKHVTLQREGGGVDAAFSSEPEELAALVRETRTGWQCLGQARIGARQQEKEGLRFRRSLYVVTDVKAGDRVSADNVRSIRPANGLEPEAFSRVEGRTFRADVARGTALDWGLV, from the coding sequence ATGAGCATCCGTATCGCCGACCGCGAGATCGGCCCCGAGCACGAGCCGTACGTCATCGCGGAGATGTCGGGCAATCATGACGGGTCGTTGGACAAGGCCTTGGAGATCGTGCGGATGGCCGCGCGGCAGGGTGCGCATGCGGTGAAGCTGCAGACGTACAAGCCGGAGACGATCACGATCGAGTCGGATGCGCCGGACTTCCGGCTCTCGGATGGTCATGAGCTGTGGGGTGGTCGCACGTTGTGGGACCTGTACACCGAGGCGCACACGCCGTGGGAGTGGCACGAGCCGATCTTCGCTGAGGCGAAGAAGGCCGGGATCACGGTGTTCTCCTCCCCGTTCGATCCGACGGCGATCGACCTGCTGGAGGGGCTGGGGGCGCCGGCGTACAAGATCGCCTCTTCGGAGATCGTGGACCTGCCGTTGATCCGGGCCGCGGCTTCGAAGGGGAAGCCGGTGATCATCTCCACGGGGATGGCGTCGTTGGGTGAGATCAACGCGGCGGTCGAGGCGGCCCGCTCGACGGGTAATGAGCAGATCGTGGTGCTGGCGTGCACGGCGAACTACCCGGCTGACCCGTCGGAGTCGAATCTGCGGGGGATCCCGGTGATGGCGGATGCGTTCGGGACGTTGATCGGGTACTCGGATCACACGATCGGGATCGGTGCGGCGATCACGGCGGTCGCGTTGGGTGCGTGTGTGGTGGAGAAGCATGTGACGTTGCAGCGTGAGGGTGGTGGGGTGGACGCGGCGTTCTCCTCCGAGCCGGAGGAGCTGGCGGCGTTGGTGCGTGAGACGCGTACGGGGTGGCAGTGTCTGGGGCAGGCGCGGATCGGTGCGCGTCAGCAGGAGAAGGAAGGGCTGCGGTTCCGTCGGTCGTTGTACGTGGTGACCGATGTGAAGGCCGGTGACCGCGTCAGCGCGGACAACGTGCGTTCGATCCGACCCGCGAACGGCCTTGAGCCAGAAGCCTTCTCACGGGTCGAGGGCCGTACCTTCCGGGCGGACGTCGCCCGTGGCACGGCCCTCGACTGGGGTCTGGTCTAG
- a CDS encoding isochorismatase family protein, with amino-acid sequence MSTQQSALLVVDVQQGNTGEAWQRDAVIGRIRGLIDQAKSADVPVLWIQHEAGPFTPGSDAWQIAEEVRPADGETVIGKHYLDAFVETPLRKELDALGVKHLVICGAATDACIRSTTARAQIEGYDVTLVSDGHTTDEGPWPLPLPDGTEVPVGAQQMIAFTNFFVADTEYPGSTTKVVPASEVTF; translated from the coding sequence ATGAGCACACAGCAGAGCGCACTCCTCGTCGTCGACGTGCAACAGGGCAACACCGGTGAGGCGTGGCAGCGCGACGCCGTGATCGGTCGCATCCGCGGCCTGATCGACCAGGCGAAGTCAGCAGACGTCCCCGTGCTGTGGATCCAGCACGAGGCCGGCCCGTTCACTCCGGGCTCGGACGCCTGGCAGATCGCCGAGGAGGTCCGCCCGGCCGACGGCGAGACCGTCATCGGCAAGCACTACCTCGACGCCTTCGTCGAGACCCCGCTGCGCAAGGAGCTCGACGCGCTCGGCGTCAAGCACCTGGTCATCTGCGGTGCCGCGACCGACGCCTGCATCCGATCGACGACGGCGCGCGCCCAGATCGAGGGGTACGACGTGACGCTCGTCAGCGACGGCCACACCACCGACGAGGGACCGTGGCCGCTGCCGCTCCCGGACGGCACCGAGGTGCCGGTCGGCGCACAGCAGATGATCGCGTTCACCAACTTCTTCGTCGCCGACACCGAGTACCCCGGCAGCACCACCAAGGTCGTCCCGGCGTCCGAGGTGACGTTCTAG
- the galK gene encoding galactokinase: MKSVEDMQDSVLASFRSEFGASPDGFWFAPGRVNLIGEHTDYNDGFVLPMALPLGTVAAVRRRDDGVLRVHSAEARETRTITLSEVAPGGDLGWLSYVAGVAWAAGEQGLDVPGFDISLEANLLQGAGLSSSASLSCVTAKAWSDLAEWGLDGDAIAALGRTAENEIAGAPTGVMDQLASVHGRAGHAMKIDTRSIDVEQIPFDLAAQGLSLLVVDSRAPHALVDGEYAERRASCREAALMLGVPALRDVPLDGLDETLGRMKSDLLRRRARHIITDSARVLEVSGLMQDGGDVRRIGPLLNDSHASMRDDFEITVPQVDVLQEALVSAGAHGARMTGGGFGGSVIALVDAGSEDWIIEAAHQAATAHGYDEPTGFVATAADGAHRLR; encoded by the coding sequence GTGAAAAGCGTTGAGGACATGCAGGACTCGGTCCTCGCGTCGTTCCGGTCCGAGTTCGGCGCTTCGCCCGACGGGTTCTGGTTCGCGCCCGGTCGGGTCAACCTGATCGGCGAGCACACCGACTACAACGACGGCTTCGTGCTGCCGATGGCGCTGCCCCTCGGCACCGTCGCCGCCGTACGCCGCCGCGACGACGGTGTGCTGCGCGTCCACTCAGCCGAGGCACGTGAGACGCGCACGATCACGCTCTCCGAAGTCGCACCAGGTGGCGACCTCGGCTGGTTGTCCTACGTGGCGGGCGTCGCATGGGCCGCCGGCGAGCAAGGCCTCGACGTCCCCGGTTTCGACATCTCGTTGGAGGCCAATCTCCTTCAGGGAGCAGGCCTTTCGTCGTCGGCGTCCCTGTCGTGCGTGACGGCCAAGGCATGGTCGGACCTGGCCGAGTGGGGCCTCGACGGCGACGCGATCGCCGCACTCGGTCGTACGGCCGAGAACGAGATCGCCGGAGCACCCACGGGTGTCATGGACCAGCTGGCCTCCGTGCACGGCCGGGCGGGGCACGCGATGAAGATCGACACGCGTTCGATCGACGTCGAGCAGATCCCGTTCGACCTTGCGGCACAAGGGCTTTCGCTGCTCGTGGTCGACAGCCGAGCACCGCACGCCCTGGTCGACGGTGAGTACGCCGAACGCCGCGCGTCCTGCCGTGAGGCCGCGCTGATGCTCGGCGTCCCTGCGTTGCGCGACGTGCCGCTCGACGGTCTCGACGAGACGCTCGGTCGCATGAAGTCCGATCTGCTGCGTCGCCGCGCCCGGCACATCATCACCGACAGCGCACGCGTGCTCGAGGTGTCGGGGCTGATGCAGGACGGCGGTGACGTACGCCGGATCGGCCCGCTGCTCAACGACTCTCACGCCTCGATGCGCGACGACTTCGAGATCACGGTGCCCCAGGTCGACGTGCTCCAGGAGGCGCTGGTGTCGGCGGGGGCCCACGGTGCGCGGATGACCGGCGGCGGCTTCGGCGGGTCGGTCATCGCGCTGGTCGACGCCGGCTCAGAGGACTGGATCATCGAGGCTGCTCACCAGGCGGCGACTGCTCACGGGTACGACGAACCGACCGGGTTCGTGGCCACGGCCGCCGACGGCGCCCACCGCCTCCGCTGA
- the galT gene encoding galactose-1-phosphate uridylyltransferase, whose protein sequence is MTRRTTGRLADGREILWYDVDGSPPRDVPADERDLPHTATSSQMRQDVLTGEWVALASHRQTRTFMPPADECPLCPSREGRHTEVPTPDYQVVAFENRFPSFSTRVEGIEPVEDQATMPARGSLRPRPEEEHDQERIDGIEQLRAGVGRCEVVCFSSDHDGSFATLTQQQARLVVDAWADRTHDLSQIPEVEQVFPFENHGAEIGVTLQHPHGQIYAYPFVPARAQRELDSARAYADRTGRSLFGDIVERELADEVRVIASNEHWVAFVPYAARWPMEVHFFPRVQRPDLPSLTSAERDAFAEVYLDVLGRFDRLYSTPMPYIAAWHQAPVRQDRDLAWLHLELYSTRRGEGKLKYLAGSESGMGAFVGDVLPEQQAEQLKEAGA, encoded by the coding sequence GTGACCCGACGAACCACAGGCCGGCTGGCCGACGGACGCGAGATCCTCTGGTACGACGTCGACGGGTCTCCCCCGCGTGACGTCCCCGCCGACGAGCGCGACCTGCCGCACACGGCCACCTCGTCGCAGATGCGCCAGGACGTGCTCACGGGTGAGTGGGTCGCGCTCGCCTCGCACCGGCAGACGCGCACGTTCATGCCGCCCGCCGACGAGTGCCCGTTGTGCCCGTCGCGCGAGGGCCGCCACACCGAGGTGCCGACGCCGGACTACCAGGTGGTGGCGTTCGAGAACCGCTTCCCGTCGTTCTCCACGCGCGTCGAAGGCATCGAGCCCGTGGAAGATCAGGCGACGATGCCGGCCCGCGGGAGCCTGCGACCGCGGCCGGAGGAGGAGCATGATCAAGAGCGCATCGACGGGATCGAGCAGCTGCGAGCGGGCGTCGGTCGGTGCGAGGTCGTGTGCTTCTCCAGCGACCACGACGGGTCGTTCGCGACGCTGACCCAGCAGCAGGCGCGCCTGGTCGTCGACGCCTGGGCCGACCGCACCCACGACCTGTCGCAGATCCCCGAGGTCGAGCAGGTCTTCCCGTTCGAGAACCACGGCGCCGAGATCGGCGTGACCCTGCAGCATCCGCACGGCCAGATCTACGCCTACCCGTTCGTACCCGCCCGGGCGCAGCGCGAGCTCGACTCGGCCCGGGCGTACGCCGATCGCACGGGCCGCTCCCTCTTCGGCGACATCGTCGAGCGTGAGCTGGCCGACGAGGTGCGGGTGATCGCGTCCAATGAGCACTGGGTGGCTTTCGTCCCGTACGCCGCGCGCTGGCCCATGGAGGTCCACTTCTTCCCGCGGGTGCAGCGGCCCGACCTGCCCTCGCTCACGTCGGCGGAGCGGGATGCGTTCGCGGAGGTCTACCTCGACGTGCTGGGGCGGTTCGACCGGCTCTACTCGACGCCGATGCCCTACATCGCCGCCTGGCACCAGGCGCCCGTGCGGCAGGACCGCGACCTCGCCTGGCTGCACCTCGAGCTCTACTCCACCCGTCGTGGCGAGGGCAAGCTCAAGTACCTCGCGGGGTCCGAGTCCGGCATGGGCGCGTTCGTCGGTGACGTGCTGCCCGAGCAGCAGGCCGAGCAGCTCAAGGAGGCCGGCGCGTGA
- a CDS encoding GTP pyrophosphokinase, with product MVDTSASASGADLLGLLGEFRELRDEFTRFMLCYQFGIDEVTTKIKILQQEFTHIHSYNPIEHVSSRLKTPEGVLAKAQRRGVSPDLESVRAEITDIAGVRVTCAFVSDVYRVFDLLTGQEDVRLMITKDYIAEPKANGYRSLHAIVEVPVFLSDQTVLVPVEVQFRTIAMDFWASLEHKIYYKYDRQVPSELLEGLHEAATTASQLDADMERLHHEIRVAPDGTRSAPRGPQVEVSDQAVAALRDFIASDEPGAASRTAHSGGPDEAIDI from the coding sequence ATGGTCGACACGTCCGCATCTGCGTCCGGGGCCGACCTCCTGGGGCTGCTGGGGGAGTTCCGCGAGCTGCGTGATGAGTTCACGCGCTTCATGCTCTGCTACCAGTTCGGGATCGACGAGGTCACCACCAAGATCAAGATCCTGCAGCAGGAGTTCACCCACATCCACTCCTACAACCCGATCGAGCACGTCTCGTCACGGCTGAAGACCCCGGAGGGCGTCCTCGCCAAGGCGCAGCGCCGGGGCGTCAGCCCCGACCTCGAGAGCGTGCGGGCCGAGATCACCGACATCGCCGGTGTGCGCGTGACGTGCGCGTTCGTGAGCGACGTCTACCGGGTGTTCGACCTGCTCACCGGGCAGGAGGACGTGCGGCTGATGATCACCAAGGACTACATCGCCGAGCCCAAGGCCAACGGCTACCGCAGCCTGCACGCGATCGTCGAGGTGCCGGTGTTCCTGTCCGACCAGACGGTGCTCGTGCCGGTCGAGGTGCAGTTCCGCACCATCGCGATGGACTTCTGGGCCAGCCTCGAGCACAAGATCTACTACAAGTACGACCGGCAGGTGCCGTCCGAGCTGCTCGAGGGTCTGCACGAGGCAGCGACCACCGCCTCCCAGCTCGACGCTGACATGGAGCGCCTGCACCACGAGATCCGGGTCGCCCCCGACGGCACGCGCAGCGCCCCGCGCGGCCCCCAGGTCGAGGTCTCCGACCAGGCGGTCGCCGCGCTGCGCGACTTCATCGCCTCGGACGAGCCTGGCGCAGCAAGCCGGACCGCCCACTCCGGCGGCCCCGACGAGGCCATCGACATCTGA
- a CDS encoding DUF4282 domain-containing protein, translating into MSSPTNGSWNDTPDSSGPNPQYPGYNQGSGFGQSQGQGQPQSIGQGFEQQGGFGQPAGAGRPSEGQQDQTSIGQDFGQQQGGFDQGQHGSYDQGQQGYGQPQQQGGFGQQAAGSAGAAVQGAGDGIGDLFSDFQFKKGLTEKIASLAFLLTVVWAVIRFVRTLAHAWGSQDFGTESVKNMGGFEAFMTTLEALASLVLTVAIIRIVLELAVNVARIAKARARD; encoded by the coding sequence ATGTCATCGCCGACCAACGGCTCGTGGAACGACACCCCGGACAGCTCGGGACCCAACCCCCAGTACCCCGGCTACAATCAGGGCAGTGGCTTCGGTCAGTCGCAGGGTCAGGGCCAGCCGCAGAGCATCGGCCAGGGCTTCGAGCAGCAGGGTGGTTTCGGCCAGCCCGCCGGCGCGGGCCGTCCGTCCGAGGGCCAGCAGGACCAGACCAGCATCGGCCAGGACTTCGGCCAGCAGCAGGGCGGTTTCGACCAGGGCCAGCACGGCTCGTACGACCAGGGCCAGCAGGGTTACGGCCAGCCCCAGCAGCAGGGCGGCTTCGGCCAGCAGGCTGCCGGCAGCGCAGGCGCCGCGGTCCAGGGCGCCGGCGACGGCATCGGCGACCTGTTCAGCGACTTCCAGTTCAAGAAGGGCCTCACCGAGAAGATCGCCTCGCTGGCGTTCCTGCTCACCGTGGTCTGGGCGGTCATCCGCTTCGTGCGCACCCTCGCCCACGCGTGGGGCAGCCAGGACTTCGGCACCGAGTCCGTCAAGAACATGGGCGGTTTCGAGGCCTTCATGACCACGCTCGAGGCGCTCGCCTCGCTCGTGCTCACGGTCGCGATCATCCGCATCGTGCTCGAGCTGGCCGTCAACGTCGCCCGCATCGCCAAGGCGCGCGCCCGCGACTGA
- a CDS encoding M56 family metallopeptidase yields the protein MTVGAVAVLAIVLAWPVPRLLPRLHALRHVPGPALLLWQSVSLAAVIAGLAAAPLAMLDRARDTTAVPDPTDHLGTLVLGLSVTGVMVVRLLLEAHRVGTDLRRTRRQHRELVDLLGDDGPADRPADVRVLPHPTPTAYCVPGRQHRVVITDSTMQSLPSGQLDAVLAHERAHLRYRHDLVLEFFTVLHHAVPPWLRSPGGLREVTLLIEVLADHTALRTAPPRELGRALVALAEGTHPEATLGAHGSALTRLQLLQQRRHRPGLVALVVGASVVVLLLPLVLVALVLLGV from the coding sequence ATGACAGTCGGTGCGGTCGCCGTGCTCGCGATCGTGCTGGCGTGGCCCGTCCCTCGACTCCTGCCGCGCCTGCACGCGCTGCGCCACGTCCCGGGGCCTGCCCTGCTGCTGTGGCAGTCGGTGTCGCTGGCCGCGGTCATCGCCGGTCTCGCAGCCGCGCCGCTCGCGATGCTCGATCGCGCCCGCGACACCACGGCCGTCCCCGACCCCACCGACCACCTCGGCACTCTCGTGCTCGGCCTGTCGGTGACGGGCGTGATGGTCGTCCGGCTGCTGCTGGAGGCGCACCGCGTCGGCACCGACCTGCGACGCACCCGACGCCAGCACCGCGAGCTGGTCGACCTGCTCGGCGACGACGGGCCTGCCGACCGGCCCGCCGACGTACGCGTCCTCCCGCACCCCACGCCCACGGCGTACTGCGTCCCCGGTCGCCAGCACCGGGTGGTGATCACCGACTCGACGATGCAGTCGTTGCCCTCCGGCCAGCTCGACGCCGTGCTCGCGCACGAGCGCGCCCACCTGCGCTACCGGCACGACCTCGTGCTGGAGTTCTTCACCGTCCTGCACCACGCCGTGCCGCCATGGCTGCGCAGCCCCGGCGGCCTGCGTGAGGTGACCCTGCTGATCGAGGTGCTCGCCGACCACACCGCCCTGCGGACCGCCCCGCCTCGCGAGCTCGGCCGGGCCCTGGTCGCGCTCGCCGAGGGCACCCACCCCGAGGCCACGCTGGGCGCGCACGGATCGGCCCTGACCCGGCTGCAGCTGCTGCAGCAGCGCCGCCACCGTCCCGGCCTGGTGGCACTGGTCGTCGGGGCGTCCGTCGTGGTCCTGCTGCTGCCGCTCGTGCTCGTCGCGCTGGTGCTGCTCGGCGTCTGA
- a CDS encoding YcnI family copper-binding membrane protein, translating into MRSTLPRLLTVGALAGLTLAGTAASASAHVRVTPSTTAAGSYSQLTFRVPNERDDASTTKVTVTLPQADPFLSVSVKPVPGWAISTATAKLPKPVDDEGTTITEAVRTVTWTASGANAIRPEQYQEFAISVGKLPAAGKTVVLPADQTYSNGEVVRWNQPTEAGAAEPDKPAPALTVTAAEGGHGAAPAAAPSAAPAAAAAPESGGTASTDSTARWLGGGGLLAGVVGIGAGVLGWTRPRKDGQV; encoded by the coding sequence ATGCGTTCAACCCTGCCCAGACTCCTCACGGTCGGCGCGCTCGCCGGCCTCACCCTCGCCGGCACCGCTGCCTCGGCGTCCGCCCACGTGCGGGTGACACCGAGTACGACGGCCGCGGGCTCGTACTCCCAGCTCACCTTCCGGGTGCCCAACGAGCGTGACGACGCGAGCACCACCAAGGTGACCGTCACGCTCCCGCAGGCCGACCCGTTCCTGTCGGTGTCGGTCAAGCCCGTTCCCGGCTGGGCGATCTCGACGGCGACGGCCAAGCTGCCCAAGCCGGTCGACGACGAGGGCACCACGATCACCGAGGCGGTGCGTACGGTCACCTGGACTGCGAGCGGTGCCAACGCGATTCGGCCCGAGCAGTACCAGGAGTTCGCGATCAGCGTCGGCAAGCTGCCGGCCGCCGGCAAGACCGTCGTCCTGCCCGCCGACCAGACCTACTCCAACGGGGAGGTCGTCCGTTGGAACCAGCCGACCGAGGCCGGTGCGGCCGAGCCCGACAAGCCCGCACCCGCGCTGACGGTGACCGCGGCCGAGGGTGGGCACGGAGCCGCCCCGGCAGCCGCGCCGAGTGCGGCTCCGGCTGCGGCGGCCGCGCCCGAGTCCGGCGGCACGGCCAGCACCGACAGCACGGCGCGCTGGCTCGGTGGTGGCGGTCTGCTCGCGGGCGTCGTCGGTATCGGTGCCGGCGTGCTCGGCTGGACGCGCCCGCGCAAGGATGGCCAGGTATGA